The following coding sequences are from one Comamonas koreensis window:
- the speD gene encoding adenosylmethionine decarboxylase: MDGLHLTADLYDCQCPAAWLVDAQALAALCNQAVADAGLTRMHDSWVPFPSHNGQPGGVTGVVLLAESHVAIHTWPELGHATLDVYVCNFSGDNSAKAQQVVDTLVGALQPTRCQHQRLQRGSLQASGGATAGLPR; encoded by the coding sequence GTGGACGGGCTGCACCTGACCGCCGACCTGTATGACTGCCAGTGCCCTGCGGCCTGGCTGGTCGATGCGCAGGCGCTCGCTGCGCTGTGCAACCAGGCGGTGGCCGATGCGGGGTTGACGCGCATGCATGACAGCTGGGTGCCGTTTCCCAGCCACAACGGCCAGCCCGGCGGCGTCACTGGCGTGGTGCTGCTGGCCGAGTCGCATGTGGCGATCCACACCTGGCCGGAGCTGGGCCATGCCACGCTCGATGTCTATGTCTGCAATTTCTCGGGCGACAACTCGGCCAAGGCCCAGCAGGTCGTCGATACCTTGGTGGGCGCGTTGCAGCCCACGCGCTGCCAGCACCAGCGGCTGCAGCGGGGCAGTCTGCAGGCCAGCGGCGGGGCAACTGCGGGCTTGCCGCGCTGA
- the gph gene encoding phosphoglycolate phosphatase (PGP is an essential enzyme in the glycolate salvage pathway in higher organisms (photorespiration in plants). Phosphoglycolate results from the oxidase activity of RubisCO in the Calvin cycle when concentrations of carbon dioxide are low relative to oxygen. This enzyme is a member of the Haloacid Dehalogenase (HAD) superfamily of aspartate-nucleophile hydrolase enzymes (PF00702).): MTEVNKTLQRCEAVIVDLDGTMVDTMGDFVEALNRMLADLQLPAIDVQTIEPMVGKGSEHLLRAVLTHVLAQVHPLVGQPVPATEIDNRYAQAWERYQHHYLAINGRFSRVYDGVEKGLAQWRAKGLKMACLTNKPLAFAEPLLRAKGLRDYFDHVFGGDSFERKKPDPLPLLKTCEALGSKPALTLMVGDSSNDAEAAHNAGCPVVLVSYGYNHGQPIRQVAATGYVDALSELQA; encoded by the coding sequence ATGACTGAAGTGAACAAAACCCTGCAGCGCTGCGAAGCCGTCATCGTCGACCTCGACGGCACCATGGTCGACACCATGGGGGACTTTGTGGAGGCGCTCAACCGCATGCTAGCCGATCTGCAGCTGCCGGCGATTGATGTGCAGACCATTGAGCCCATGGTGGGCAAGGGCTCGGAGCACTTGCTGCGGGCGGTGCTGACCCATGTGCTGGCCCAGGTGCACCCACTGGTCGGCCAGCCGGTGCCGGCCACCGAGATCGACAACCGCTATGCGCAGGCCTGGGAGCGCTACCAGCACCACTACCTGGCCATCAATGGCCGCTTCTCCCGGGTGTATGACGGTGTGGAGAAGGGGCTGGCGCAATGGCGCGCCAAGGGGCTGAAGATGGCCTGTCTGACCAACAAACCGCTGGCCTTTGCCGAGCCACTGCTGCGCGCCAAGGGGCTGCGCGACTATTTTGACCATGTGTTTGGCGGCGATTCCTTTGAGCGCAAGAAGCCCGATCCGCTGCCGCTGCTCAAGACCTGCGAGGCGCTGGGCAGCAAGCCAGCACTGACCTTGATGGTGGGTGACAGCAGCAACGACGCCGAGGCGGCGCACAACGCGGGCTGCCCGGTGGTGCTGGTGAGCTACGGCTACAACCATGGCCAGCCGATCCGCCAGGTGGCGGCGACCGGCTATGTCGATGCGCTCAGCGAGCTGCAGGCCTGA
- a CDS encoding GspH/FimT family pseudopilin: MIHFMKHGQWSLLRRTSGFTAIELLVVIAIVAILASLALPSFKGLTERWRVRSAVEDLQSTLYYARSEAIRRAGNVVIVKKADGDGCTNAGSDAQWGCGWLVFVDTNRDGAQSGTSEITLQQTSAPKRTEVEISSAGTTMNAMISVDRWGHFSNNTAQTFVFRAWPQGSSSSDSAASALCIQPGGLIKRLNSGAADCP, from the coding sequence ATGATTCATTTCATGAAACATGGGCAATGGTCACTGCTGCGTCGGACATCCGGCTTTACCGCCATCGAGCTTTTGGTGGTGATCGCCATTGTGGCGATTCTCGCTTCGCTGGCTCTGCCCAGCTTCAAGGGCTTAACCGAACGCTGGCGTGTCCGCAGCGCAGTAGAAGATCTGCAGTCCACCCTGTACTACGCCCGTTCAGAGGCCATCCGGCGCGCGGGCAATGTGGTCATTGTCAAAAAGGCCGATGGCGATGGCTGCACCAATGCTGGAAGCGACGCGCAATGGGGCTGCGGCTGGTTGGTGTTTGTCGATACCAACCGCGATGGCGCCCAGAGCGGCACTTCAGAAATCACACTGCAGCAAACCAGTGCGCCGAAACGCACCGAAGTGGAGATCAGCAGTGCGGGCACCACCATGAACGCCATGATCAGTGTCGACCGCTGGGGACATTTCAGCAATAACACTGCACAGACCTTCGTCTTTCGGGCTTGGCCGCAAGGATCGAGTAGCAGCGACTCCGCAGCCTCCGCGCTTTGTATCCAGCCCGGTGGCTTGATCAAACGTCTGAACTCAGGCGCCGCAGATTGTCCTTGA
- the pilV gene encoding type IV pilus modification protein PilV, with amino-acid sequence MQRSQRGISLLESLIALVVAALGILGIVGVQLRTLSDTQTSVRREQAIRLIEDLSERMKVNPNAMANMSSYLSDWDDTPSPSKICSTVVCTGAELAVYDVSQWKAFVSRALPLGDANLFTSAGEDVAANRRQLGVMIRWRENERKGADSDYRSAINAAADSGAAVSCGEGYTCHLQYIPVSARCAPYKGTSTARFFCPGI; translated from the coding sequence ATGCAGCGCAGCCAGCGCGGCATCAGCTTGCTGGAGTCACTGATCGCCCTGGTGGTCGCCGCCCTCGGCATCTTGGGCATCGTGGGCGTGCAACTGCGAACCCTCAGTGACACGCAAACCAGCGTGCGCCGAGAGCAGGCGATCAGGCTCATCGAAGACCTGAGTGAGCGCATGAAGGTCAATCCCAATGCGATGGCCAATATGAGCAGCTATCTCAGCGATTGGGACGATACACCCAGCCCCAGCAAAATTTGCAGCACCGTTGTTTGCACGGGGGCGGAACTCGCCGTCTACGATGTTTCTCAGTGGAAAGCATTTGTCAGCAGAGCATTGCCATTGGGCGATGCCAATCTCTTCACGTCCGCAGGAGAAGACGTCGCTGCCAACCGTCGTCAGTTAGGCGTGATGATCCGGTGGCGAGAAAACGAGAGAAAAGGGGCCGACAGCGACTACCGCTCCGCCATCAATGCCGCTGCGGACAGCGGCGCGGCCGTGAGCTGCGGCGAAGGCTACACCTGCCACCTGCAGTACATCCCCGTCAGTGCCCGCTGCGCCCCCTACAAGGGCACCAGCACTGCCCGTTTTTTCTGCCCAGGGATTTGA
- a CDS encoding PilW family protein, which yields MRTKITKGLNSVPAANLGHSLQPRHQSGITLVELMVGVAIGLMVVAVAGGALMVSRSTSGTVSDASQLQQQAGYAFRVIGQQLRQSGSLYLNLNATKNASTDIDRYALPVAFETKAISSEPDRNFSPATDTINGTDTTLTVGYRRYKEPVYPLSDTSLATQSLSRDCQGGPQDLDTADNNSFMRISSAFALNTNNLVCTGTSGLSQPVIGNVANFRIRYLRMTDIASGAPKIQYVNAAGVGTNWGQVTGVEVCIVLYGTERMNLPSTSSYTDCDGTTEVDYASADATDMSGSAIGADRAQRLHMVFRSVYQLRSQGLIGNVL from the coding sequence ATGCGTACCAAAATTACAAAGGGCTTGAACAGTGTGCCTGCAGCGAATCTGGGCCACTCCCTCCAACCAAGGCACCAAAGCGGCATCACTCTGGTTGAGCTGATGGTCGGCGTCGCCATCGGTTTGATGGTTGTCGCCGTCGCAGGCGGCGCGCTGATGGTTTCGCGCAGCACTTCAGGGACCGTCAGCGATGCCAGCCAGTTGCAGCAACAAGCTGGATATGCCTTTCGCGTCATTGGACAACAACTGAGGCAGTCGGGCTCGCTTTACCTCAACCTCAATGCCACCAAGAATGCTAGCACCGACATTGACCGGTATGCGCTACCGGTGGCTTTCGAGACCAAGGCCATCTCATCAGAACCGGACCGGAATTTTTCCCCCGCCACTGACACCATCAACGGCACAGACACCACGCTCACCGTCGGTTACCGACGCTACAAGGAACCGGTGTACCCACTCAGCGACACATCCCTCGCGACGCAGTCGCTGTCCCGGGATTGCCAAGGCGGCCCCCAGGACCTGGACACGGCGGACAACAACAGCTTTATGCGTATTTCCAGCGCATTCGCACTCAACACCAACAACCTGGTCTGCACGGGAACGTCAGGTTTATCCCAGCCGGTGATTGGCAACGTCGCCAACTTCAGAATCCGCTATCTGCGTATGACCGACATCGCCAGCGGCGCGCCAAAAATCCAGTACGTCAATGCAGCTGGAGTCGGTACCAACTGGGGACAAGTCACCGGTGTGGAAGTCTGCATCGTGCTTTATGGCACCGAGCGCATGAACCTGCCCTCCACGTCCAGCTATACCGACTGCGACGGCACCACCGAGGTTGACTACGCCAGTGCCGACGCCACCGATATGAGCGGCAGCGCCATCGGCGCAGATCGCGCCCAACGCCTGCACATGGTGTTTCGCAGCGTCTACCAATTGCGCAGCCAGGGGCTGATCGGCAATGTGCTGTAA
- a CDS encoding pilus assembly PilX family protein, with translation MQGRFFIRDQRPPLSQQRGVALFVVIIFVMLSMLLALWSARTSLFGEMLVSNDADYQRAFEAGQALLQDAELDIRNENADGSVCSGTGDVCRQSTADQIPLEAPSVGKLLATLDSQTYKCRNGLCTKRQGNQDFWNNSDADRGVTLAQMTSTPTGGAPVGARYGQYTGAKLGNASNPANPILADRSAANRGGWYWIEVLPYDESSKNSNLIVAEDSAGNSMVANNFLALNMIPNVVYRITSLAHGRKPNTQVVLQQTYARQRLKD, from the coding sequence ATGCAAGGCAGATTCTTCATTCGCGACCAACGCCCACCACTCAGCCAGCAACGCGGCGTAGCGCTGTTCGTCGTCATCATCTTTGTCATGCTGTCGATGCTGCTGGCCCTGTGGTCGGCTCGTACCTCTTTGTTTGGGGAGATGTTGGTCAGCAATGATGCAGATTACCAGCGTGCCTTCGAGGCCGGACAAGCGCTGCTGCAGGATGCCGAGCTGGACATCCGCAACGAGAATGCTGACGGATCGGTGTGCAGCGGCACTGGCGATGTCTGCCGTCAGAGCACCGCAGACCAGATTCCGCTGGAAGCGCCCTCCGTCGGCAAGCTGCTGGCAACGCTGGACAGCCAAACCTACAAGTGCCGCAACGGCCTGTGCACCAAGCGCCAGGGCAACCAGGATTTCTGGAACAACAGCGATGCCGATCGCGGCGTCACCTTGGCGCAGATGACCAGCACCCCCACCGGCGGTGCTCCCGTCGGTGCGCGTTATGGCCAGTACACCGGAGCGAAGCTGGGCAATGCCAGCAACCCGGCCAACCCCATTCTTGCAGACCGCAGTGCTGCCAACCGCGGCGGCTGGTACTGGATTGAGGTGCTGCCCTATGACGAAAGCAGCAAGAACTCGAACCTGATCGTGGCCGAAGACAGTGCCGGCAACAGCATGGTGGCCAATAACTTTTTGGCGCTGAATATGATTCCGAATGTGGTTTATCGCATCACCAGCCTTGCACATGGCCGCAAGCCCAATACCCAGGTCGTTTTACAGCAGACCTATGCCCGGCAGCGGCTCAAGGACTGA
- a CDS encoding pilus assembly protein, whose product MAHNNTPHFRKHLLALAACAALLPQGSWALDLASGPPGTKEPYVAPNIIISIDDSGSMQYRLDRENQSGASNTQVPNADGSWPSSARRINVLKYALIGNGGSGGVLRDTSLLPDGKVRMSWQAMWNNGNASGAGSVDSTSMNTNSMRVLNTSHRNNLISFVNGLSAVNGTPSHKMFSQADAYMRRPLSTNSPWASVPGTTGSPYLGCRRSYHIIMTDGRWNSGASKPSQTDNATNLTLPDGTVYGGTTAAARAKSALYRDAFDNTLADWAFYSWAVPPHTTGWTGTMQPTADYRKAPATETFTSGTTTGTLDRYWNPRYNPATWPHMVTYTIGFSALSYTWKQNYSDAKYNISASSSMVPFGYDGSFPALVNGTKTWPDMNGGGEDVRALDLWHSAINGRGRFYAVEKGEDLEKAFREIFGQINTQTDADLTSSVSSGSNAARYDVATFTAGYQPDSNWKGYVAARTVNKSGTSTPAWENKTTADLLDARTGVTDRLVLGWSDQWVTKTGTTSGDKGGVQFKWASDQTYLSTAQKAKIGLASATPISTSGESIVNFIRGDRTLEGSDTTGYTTAKPFRERKSRQGDIINSGVWYTGAPSGTYALQGYSSFVQAQKNRVPMVYVGGNDGMLHGFSATDGSEKLAYVPNGALSTIKNLAGSGYTHQYYVDGSPMTGDVELGGVKETTPGTEAYIADWRTLLVGTMGAGGKGYFVLDVTNPAAGSTSSAPSFAAANANTLVRLDRTRGVADALDCTALTGTQRTACIATASENNDIGHITAKPVMDETDFLRTTQITRMNNGRWAVVMGNGYNSTNQRPVLLIQYLDKGQELVRLPVTSQAAGTGYAIDNGLSAPRLIDLNGDGRVDIAYAGDNQGNLWKFDLTSDVASEWNVAFSSTPLFTARGPSALSSSSRSNVQPITVAPTARANDRVKEVTQTDGTKKSVPVGGMMVAFGTGRNVSRTDPSDVLVQSIYSVLDNTRYRVRKTEGSSQWLEVHPGKACTSSAPAECLTVPAPAALGTGVATAGLAKREIAELTIAGGVGGRVDEVDTLDKTTWGTTYNGWYMDLPAVGERALKNLELYDNTNILVAYTQVPAKGLDVDVTRESCDSTSVDTERQYRTMLNIMDGKKPSIQLINLGSNTSFGATENGNASRAQVDKGSHSQVAASETQMLDISTCTGDRCINNMEALLRMPEQTLRPSWRQLQ is encoded by the coding sequence GTGGCTCATAACAACACCCCCCATTTCCGCAAACATCTGCTGGCCTTGGCGGCCTGCGCGGCTTTGCTACCGCAGGGCAGCTGGGCACTGGACCTGGCCAGCGGACCGCCGGGCACCAAAGAGCCCTATGTGGCCCCCAACATCATCATCTCGATCGATGACTCAGGGAGTATGCAATACCGCCTGGACCGCGAAAACCAAAGCGGCGCGAGCAACACCCAGGTGCCAAATGCCGATGGTTCTTGGCCATCGTCAGCCCGGCGTATCAATGTGCTTAAGTACGCCCTTATCGGAAATGGTGGCAGCGGCGGCGTGCTTCGCGATACCTCACTGCTGCCAGACGGCAAGGTGCGCATGTCTTGGCAGGCCATGTGGAACAACGGCAATGCCTCAGGTGCAGGCAGCGTCGACAGCACCTCGATGAACACCAACTCGATGCGGGTCCTCAATACCAGCCACCGCAACAACTTGATCAGTTTTGTCAACGGCCTCAGCGCCGTGAACGGCACACCCTCACACAAGATGTTCTCGCAGGCTGATGCCTACATGCGACGCCCGCTCTCGACGAACAGCCCCTGGGCGTCGGTCCCTGGAACGACAGGATCGCCTTATCTGGGCTGCCGCCGCAGCTACCACATCATCATGACGGATGGCCGCTGGAACAGTGGAGCCTCCAAACCCAGCCAAACGGACAACGCCACGAACCTAACCTTACCAGATGGTACCGTCTACGGTGGCACCACGGCCGCCGCCCGAGCCAAGAGTGCACTGTACCGCGATGCATTTGACAATACGTTGGCGGACTGGGCCTTCTATAGCTGGGCCGTGCCACCGCACACCACCGGCTGGACTGGCACGATGCAGCCCACGGCTGACTACCGCAAAGCGCCGGCCACCGAAACCTTCACCAGCGGGACCACCACTGGCACGCTGGACCGCTACTGGAACCCTCGCTACAACCCGGCCACCTGGCCGCATATGGTGACCTACACCATCGGTTTCAGTGCGCTGTCCTACACATGGAAGCAGAACTACAGCGACGCAAAGTACAACATCAGCGCTTCATCCAGCATGGTGCCTTTTGGCTATGACGGCAGCTTTCCCGCGCTGGTCAATGGCACCAAGACCTGGCCCGACATGAATGGTGGTGGTGAAGATGTTCGTGCATTGGACCTGTGGCACTCAGCCATCAATGGGCGGGGCCGCTTCTATGCAGTAGAAAAAGGCGAGGATCTGGAGAAGGCCTTCCGCGAGATCTTTGGCCAGATCAACACCCAGACAGATGCCGACCTGACCTCCTCGGTCAGCAGCGGATCGAACGCGGCGCGCTACGATGTGGCCACCTTCACTGCGGGCTACCAACCCGACTCCAACTGGAAAGGCTATGTCGCAGCCAGAACCGTGAACAAGAGCGGCACCAGCACGCCAGCATGGGAGAACAAAACCACCGCCGACTTGCTGGATGCCCGCACCGGTGTGACTGATCGACTGGTCCTTGGTTGGAGTGACCAGTGGGTGACCAAAACCGGCACGACCTCAGGCGACAAAGGTGGTGTGCAGTTCAAGTGGGCCAGCGACCAGACTTACCTGAGCACTGCGCAGAAGGCCAAGATTGGCCTAGCCAGTGCCACCCCTATTTCCACCAGTGGCGAGAGCATTGTGAACTTCATCCGAGGCGATCGCACGCTGGAAGGCTCGGACACCACCGGCTACACCACCGCAAAGCCCTTCCGCGAGCGCAAGAGCCGCCAAGGTGACATCATCAACTCCGGCGTCTGGTACACCGGCGCGCCGTCCGGTACCTACGCACTCCAAGGCTACAGCAGCTTTGTGCAAGCCCAGAAGAATCGCGTTCCTATGGTCTATGTCGGCGGCAATGATGGCATGTTGCATGGTTTCTCAGCCACCGATGGCTCTGAAAAACTGGCCTACGTCCCCAATGGCGCCTTGTCAACGATTAAGAACCTAGCTGGCTCCGGCTATACCCACCAGTACTATGTCGATGGCTCCCCCATGACGGGCGATGTGGAGCTTGGCGGCGTCAAGGAAACCACTCCTGGCACCGAAGCCTATATTGCCGACTGGCGAACCTTGTTGGTGGGCACCATGGGCGCTGGCGGCAAAGGCTACTTTGTGCTGGATGTCACCAACCCGGCGGCTGGCAGCACCTCTAGCGCACCCAGCTTTGCGGCAGCCAATGCCAACACCCTGGTGCGCCTGGACCGGACTCGCGGCGTAGCAGACGCTTTGGATTGCACCGCGCTGACGGGCACTCAGCGCACCGCCTGTATTGCTACCGCTAGCGAGAACAACGACATCGGTCACATAACTGCCAAGCCGGTGATGGACGAAACTGACTTTCTGCGTACCACACAGATCACGCGGATGAACAATGGCCGCTGGGCCGTGGTGATGGGCAATGGCTACAACAGCACCAACCAACGCCCCGTTCTGCTGATTCAGTACCTGGACAAGGGCCAGGAACTGGTACGCCTGCCAGTCACCAGCCAGGCGGCTGGCACCGGCTATGCCATTGACAATGGCCTGTCCGCTCCGCGCCTGATAGACCTAAATGGCGATGGACGGGTAGACATCGCCTACGCCGGCGACAACCAGGGCAACCTCTGGAAATTTGACCTCACCAGTGACGTCGCCAGCGAGTGGAATGTGGCCTTTAGCAGTACGCCGCTGTTCACCGCACGCGGTCCTTCGGCCCTCAGCTCCTCATCGCGCAGCAATGTGCAGCCGATCACTGTTGCACCGACCGCTCGCGCGAACGATCGGGTCAAGGAAGTGACGCAAACAGACGGCACCAAGAAATCTGTACCCGTGGGCGGCATGATGGTGGCATTTGGTACCGGCCGTAATGTGAGCCGAACCGACCCCAGTGATGTTCTGGTGCAAAGCATTTATTCCGTGCTGGACAATACACGCTACCGTGTCCGAAAAACCGAAGGTTCCAGCCAATGGTTGGAAGTACACCCTGGCAAGGCTTGTACATCGTCTGCACCTGCAGAATGTTTGACTGTCCCTGCACCTGCCGCTTTGGGAACGGGGGTGGCTACTGCTGGCCTGGCCAAGCGGGAAATCGCCGAGCTGACGATTGCTGGAGGCGTAGGCGGCCGGGTGGACGAAGTGGACACGCTCGACAAGACCACCTGGGGTACGACCTACAACGGTTGGTACATGGACCTGCCAGCGGTGGGCGAGCGCGCGCTCAAGAACCTGGAGCTGTATGACAACACCAATATCCTGGTTGCCTACACCCAGGTGCCGGCCAAAGGCCTGGATGTGGATGTCACCCGCGAAAGCTGCGACTCCACGTCGGTGGATACCGAACGCCAGTACCGCACCATGCTCAATATCATGGACGGCAAAAAGCCCAGCATCCAGCTGATCAACCTGGGCAGCAATACCTCATTCGGCGCGACGGAAAACGGCAATGCTTCGCGTGCACAGGTTGACAAAGGCTCGCACTCGCAGGTCGCCGCATCGGAGACGCAGATGCTCGATATCAGCACCTGTACCGGCGACCGCTGCATCAACAATATGGAGGCACTGCTGCGCATGCCTGAACAAACTTTGCGCCCCAGCTGGCGCCAGCTGCAGTAA
- a CDS encoding type IV pilin protein gives MTHNTVTQQRGFTLIELMIVVAVVGILTAIALPSYNEYILRGHRAEGRAALLQAAQWMERAATANGDYPKTAAFPAAMSSIPSGRYAISLNSDGATFTLTATAQNAQASDKCGNLTLSNTGLQGAKDKKEGDSGYDSSCWSK, from the coding sequence ATGACACACAATACCGTGACCCAACAGCGTGGTTTCACGCTGATCGAACTCATGATCGTGGTGGCTGTGGTCGGTATCCTGACCGCAATTGCCCTGCCCAGCTACAACGAATACATTCTGCGTGGTCACCGCGCAGAAGGCCGTGCGGCCTTGCTGCAAGCCGCGCAATGGATGGAGCGCGCGGCAACAGCCAATGGGGACTATCCGAAAACAGCAGCATTTCCCGCTGCTATGTCGAGCATCCCTTCCGGCCGCTACGCCATTAGCCTCAACTCGGATGGCGCTACCTTTACGCTGACCGCTACTGCACAAAATGCCCAGGCCAGTGACAAATGCGGCAATTTGACCCTGAGCAATACCGGCCTGCAGGGTGCCAAAGACAAAAAAGAAGGTGACTCTGGATACGACAGCAGCTGTTGGAGCAAATAA
- the rpe gene encoding ribulose-phosphate 3-epimerase, giving the protein MSSTYRIAPSILSADFARLGEEVRNVLAAGADWIHFDVMDNHYVPNLTFGPMVCAALKPHAIKPDGTPAPIDVHLMVQPVDELAAAFAQAGADYISFHPDASAHVHRSIQAIKAQGCKAGLVFNPAMPLDVLDWVIEDIDLVLLMSVNPGFGGQSFIDSTLRKIEATRKRIDASGKDIRLEVDGGIKETNIRRVADAGADTFVAGSAIFGKPDYKGVIEQMRGALG; this is encoded by the coding sequence ATGAGCTCCACCTACCGAATTGCCCCCTCAATCCTGTCCGCAGACTTTGCCCGCCTGGGCGAGGAAGTGCGCAACGTACTGGCCGCCGGCGCGGACTGGATACATTTTGACGTCATGGACAACCATTATGTGCCCAATCTGACCTTTGGGCCGATGGTTTGCGCAGCCTTGAAGCCCCATGCGATCAAGCCCGACGGTACGCCGGCACCCATCGATGTGCACCTGATGGTGCAGCCGGTGGACGAGCTGGCCGCCGCCTTTGCCCAGGCAGGCGCCGACTATATCAGCTTCCACCCCGATGCTTCGGCCCATGTACACCGCAGCATCCAGGCCATCAAGGCGCAGGGCTGCAAGGCCGGTCTGGTGTTCAATCCGGCGATGCCGCTCGACGTGCTGGACTGGGTGATCGAGGACATCGACCTGGTCTTGCTGATGAGCGTCAACCCCGGTTTTGGCGGCCAAAGCTTCATCGACTCGACCCTGCGCAAGATCGAAGCGACGCGCAAGCGCATTGACGCCAGCGGCAAGGACATCCGCCTGGAAGTCGACGGCGGCATCAAGGAAACCAATATCCGCCGCGTGGCGGATGCGGGGGCGGACACCTTTGTGGCGGGTAGCGCGATTTTTGGCAAGCCTGATTACAAGGGGGTGATTGAGCAGATGCGGGGGGCGTTGGGGTGA
- the apaG gene encoding Co2+/Mg2+ efflux protein ApaG: protein MPKFQFEVSVTPQYLPEQSLPEAGVFHFVYSIIIRNSGEVPAQLIARHWIIKDATGLVQEVKGLGVVGHQPLLAPGESFEYQSQCRLATPQGSMEGSYLCISDEAQTFDCPIPRFTLDATQYPAQDDDLAQGRVLH from the coding sequence ATGCCAAAGTTCCAGTTTGAGGTGTCGGTGACACCACAGTACCTGCCCGAGCAGTCCCTGCCCGAGGCCGGCGTATTCCACTTTGTCTATAGCATCATCATTCGCAACAGTGGTGAGGTTCCCGCGCAGCTGATCGCACGGCACTGGATCATCAAGGACGCCACCGGTCTGGTCCAGGAAGTCAAAGGCCTGGGCGTGGTGGGCCACCAGCCGCTGCTCGCGCCCGGCGAATCCTTCGAGTACCAGAGCCAGTGCCGCCTGGCCACGCCGCAAGGCAGTATGGAAGGCAGCTACCTGTGCATCAGCGATGAGGCCCAGACCTTTGACTGCCCGATTCCGCGCTTCACGCTCGACGCCACCCAGTACCCCGCCCAAGACGACGACCTGGCGCAAGGACGAGTGCTGCATTGA